The following proteins are co-located in the Microplitis demolitor isolate Queensland-Clemson2020A chromosome 3, iyMicDemo2.1a, whole genome shotgun sequence genome:
- the LOC103576250 gene encoding protein C12orf4, with amino-acid sequence MSEDNYREKIFLFEFPTCTTGQKYSLEIPLKIPYSGSIKELTYRVMSAFKLPCYVEKDLLYSLEEKVKEWTQNYYDERDEKQIKSAQNGEVDVEKIIKNWEKAYREKTAEYAQPMGTSDEELFAAAYHKLVHSPSLEPILQAEHKYGRDVTEVIQIKNSEYEQLTQKQTEEMRVAVEKLELGSTEKSINEMAARHFEEQSLLQGHWGSRIDALKLEQRRQYRNWIMRLLEEQQTNMLPTPVGSPVVPMPFVPEITETVDTKEKIKASDYPQLEESFTIHLGSQMKQMHNIRILTGDVLDFCRTKNNASSMEPTPQRLQTALGLYSNDLCGIVVLSDNHLGSYSGITKELSTICQLTTEFHFPSMEEQLEKIRDDVKEAVAWRQAHHKDTNDLPVKKSASSKSLQTGDVFITRHSNLAQVHVIFHMVINDSLRSGDINSRHPAILGLRNILKTACCNDVTTLTIPVLLVHEMTEDMTVAWCTKRAELVYKCVKGFMIEMASWGGAELKNLQFLVPKGMSEEVFATLATMLPSIFRVSNPLVFKVTNAPVTPKK; translated from the exons atgtctgaaGATAATTACagagagaaaatatttttattcgaatttCCAACTTGCACCACTGGTCAAAAGTACTCACTAGAAATTCCATTGAAAATTCCATACAGTGGATCAATTAAAGAATTGACATATCGAGTAATGAGTGCATTTAAATTGCCATGTTATGTTGAGAaagatttattatattctctGGAGGAAAAAGTAAAAGAGTGGACGCAAAATTATTACGATGAACGGGATGAAAAGCAGATAAAGTCAGCGCAGAATGGAGAAGTcgatgttgaaaaaataattaaaaattgggaAAAAGCTTACAGAGAAAAAACAGCCGAGTACGCGCAGCCCATGGGTACAAGCGATGAAGAATTATTTGCAGCGGCTTATCACAAGCTCGTTCACTCGCCGTCTTTGGAACCGATTTTACAAGCAGAGCATAAATATGGCAGAGATGTTACTGAAGTTATAcagattaaaaactccgaatACGAACAACTGACgcaaaa acaaaCTGAAGAAATGCGAGTGGCGGttgaaaaattagaattaGGATCAAcggaaaaatcaataaatgaaATGGCAGCGAGACATTTTGAAGAACAAAGTTTACTACAGGGTCATTGGGGATCGAGAATAGATGCGTTAAAATTGGAACAACGTCGACAGTATCGTAATTGGATTATGAGATTACTTGAGGAGCAACAGACTAATATGTTACCGACTCcagt cGGATCGCCGGTAGTACCCATGCCATTTGTACCAGAAATTACCGAGACAGTGGATactaaggaaaaaataaaagcatcTGATTATCCGCAGTTAGAAGAAAGTTTTACAATCCATTTAGGATCACAAATGAAACAAATGCATAACATACGAATTCTAACCGGCGACGTACTAGACTTTTGTCGCACTAAAAATAATGCATCgag catGGAACCAACTCCTCAAAGACTGCAGACAGCCTTAGGATTATACTCAAACGACCTTTGCGGTATTGTCGTACTAAGTGACAATCACTTAGGAAGTTACTCAGGCATCACTAAAg aattatCAACTATATGCCAACTGACAACGGAATTTCATTTTCCTTCAATGGAAGAGCAGTTGGAAAAAATACGGGATGATGTAAAAGAAGCTGTCGCCTGGCGACAAGCTCATCATAAAGATACTAATGATTTACCA GTTAAAAAGTCAGCGTCAAGTAAATCATTGCAGACTGGAGATGTTTTTATTACGAGACATTCTAATTTAGCTCAGGTTCACGTTATTTTTCATATGGTTATTAACGATTCATTGAGATcag gaGATATAAATTCACGTCATCCAGCAATATTAGGATTGaggaatattttaaaaacagcATGTTGCAATGACGTAACAACACTTACTATTCCTGTGTTGCTAGTCCACGAAATGAcagaa gaTATGACTGTCGCGTGGTGCACAAAACGTGCTGAGCTTGTATATAAATGTGTGAAAGGTTTTATGATTGAAATGGCATCTTGGGGAGGTGCCgaactcaaaaatttacaatttctCGTTCCCAAAGGAATGTCCGAAGAAGTTTTTGCTACTCTTGCAACAATGTTGCCTAGTATTTTTCGTGTTTCTAATCCATTGGTGTTCAAAGTTACCAATGCGCCAGTtacaccaaaaaaataa
- the LOC103576249 gene encoding phospholipase A2 inhibitor, with protein sequence MWSSFFVFIVFIFGVKSTVVDLSYRGLKKEQFFVSIQPQINLHEVTDLILKGNNFDSFLDCSTNLDNLKSLDLAENHLQRFFFLCKEEYNLEYLNVSHNYLEYIDDFALNNRTSKLKVLDLSWNKLTVINETMIEHMKILEYLSIASNPVVDIHESAFTNQKNLLHLDMSNVSASVLPPSLFRPLAKLSFLNISFNPIETLPFLPVMLMELDISGTNIFFISEISLPHLSRLHLNHMHNVTEVILNDFENMTMLELITLENCPMLTEFRVWPPNSKLLPRLRHLSVKGSALETLNEELRPILQRTAVVDLQNNPWHCDCRMQWINRFNLSNELSHQIRCKTPEEHAGKLLSIIPNHELICVEILSTAYPAIWASISIIILGIILAGIYLVWRGPLRHWILPKHGGDTVSYKNVKESSNDLIRILVTDDRAED encoded by the exons atgtggtcaagtttttttgtttttattgtatttatttttggtgtCAAATCGACTGTG gtGGATTTATCATACAGAGGGTTAAAGAAAGAACAATTTTTCGTGTCAATACAGCcgcaaataaatttacacgAAGTGACagatttgatattaaaaggaaataattttgacaGTTTCCTCGACTGTTCAACAAATCTAGATAATTTGAAATCATTAGATTTAGCAGAGAATCATTtgcaaagattttttttcctctgcAAAGAAGAGTACAATTTAGAGTACTTGAATGTGAGCCACAATTATCTCGAATATATCGACGATTTCGCGTTGAATAATCGTACGTCCAAATTAAAAGTGCTCGATCTCTCGTGGAATAAATTGACTGTCATCAATGAAACAATGATCGAACATATGAAG atactGGAATATTTATCGATAGCAAGCAATCCAGTGGTCGACATTCACGAAAGCGCGTTTacaaaccaaaaaaatttgttgcatTTAGACATGAGTAATGTGTCCGCATCAGTTTTACCACCTTCGCTATTTCGACCTCTAGCAAAGTTATCATTtctaaatatatcatttaatCCCATCGAGACGTTGCCATTTCTGCCAGTGATGTTAATGGAACTAGATATTTCAGGGACtaacatatttttcataagtGAAATTTCACTGCCGCATCTGTCTAGACTGCACTTGAACCATATGCATAATGTAACGGAAGTTATCTTGAATGACTTCGAAAATATGACGATGTTAGAATTGATAACATTAGAAAATTGTCCCATGCTGACGGAATTTCGCGTTTGGCCGCCTAATAGCAAACTCTTGCCGCGCTTAAGACATTTGTCTGTCAAAGGAAGTGCACTGGAGACACTAAACGAAGAATTACGTCCGATTCTTCAAAGAACTGCTGTCGTCGATTTGCAAAATAATCCTTGGCATTGCGATTGTAGGATGCAGTGGATCAATCGGTTTAATCTTTCCAACGAACTTAGTCATCAGatcag atGTAAAACGCCGGAAGAACATGCTGGTAAATTATTATCCATAATTCCAAATCACGAGCTGATATGCGTTGAAATATTGAGCACAGCTTATCCAGCGATATGGGCATCGATATCGATTATAATTCTGGGAATAATATTAGCGGGAATTTATCTCGTATGGCGAGGGCCTCTCAGGCACTGGATTCTCCCAAAACACGGTGGTGATACTGTGTCATATAAAAATGTCAAGGAGTCGTCCAACGACTTGATAAGAATCCTAGTCACTGATGACCGCGCTGAggactaa
- the LOC103577673 gene encoding uncharacterized protein LOC103577673, with product MENNEELDKRITLVLVIHNYKTTVSKKKAMENSNYFNSLLSGNFPDYNLEEHSIKYEISIETFQNFIDWIDSTGLENKNSKYICPDSEKIFKKISNNYDNLLELLDTSVLFISDKLSRQLTQIIIKNWLLPDKLFQLWKFAEERSLFTLKDVVFETYLDRFYDVPEEELKQLPLKNLKELVTNCNFTNRSKLLGFINSKLSSQSSTDPTDLGFLDKISGLDFDDKNNKPEYAQCVVSYKLNNENKKVYCVHWWKDRKFMEIDGFNAIFDLLDAGQQVFGRRIIGRRFSIYVIGGEKGIGTGRFIKSIWRFCLISRTWYHVTELPTARRHMIAEILGQDIYLLGGVGSFRVKLSSAEAFNLHTNKWTTLLDVPEEFTDTPPSCVINKTIVYSSKKHWVYYPEYNEWYPIEDPTEKLRPYTEYYALVTQPSTEDQFMFYAMKVSNSGDDEGNSVIDIFEKIAPTNRCSKTFFITDSRRSFNRRFYRHIYSGRELVSFSCEDNKIIIETESYWHGLLRENDTHYFTQTVDDINPSLFDNNLGCFNVIDPDTLHKTIIY from the exons aTGGAGAATAATGAGGAACTTGATAAGCGCATCACCTTGGTCTTGGTGATCCATAACTACAAAACGACcgtgagcaaaaaaaaagccatggaaaatagtaattatttcaattcctTGTTGTCTGGTAATTTTCCTGATTACAACCTAGAGGAACATTCTATAAAATATGAGATTTCCATCGAAACATTCCAg aATTTTATCGACTGGATTGATAGCACTGGcttggaaaataaaaacagcAAATATATTTGTCCagatagtgaaaaaatttttaaaaaaatatctaataattacgataatttaCTAGAGTTATTAGATACcagtgttttatttataagcgATAAATTATCACGGCAATTAACTcagattataataaaaaattggctGCTTCCAgataaactattccagttaTGGAAGTTTGCTGAAGAACGTAGTCTATTTACTCTAAAAGACGTCGTATTCGAAACTTATCTTGATAGATTTTATGACGTTCCTGAGGAAGAACTGAAACAGCTACctctaaaaaatctaaaagaaTTAGTCACTAATTGTAATTTCACTAATCGTAGCAAGCTGCTGGGTTTCATTAATTCCAAATTGTCATCGCAATCTTCCACTGATCCCACCGACCTGGGATTTCTGgacaaa ATTTCAGGTTTGGATTTTGATGACAAGAACAATAAACCAGAGTATGCACAGTGCGTGGtctcatataaattaaacaatgagAACAAAAAAGTGTACTGTGTTCACTGGTGGAAAGATCGTAAGTTCATGGAAATTGATGGCTTCAATGCAATATTTGATCTATTGGACGCTGGACAACAAGTTTTTGGTCGCAGAATTATTGGgagaa GATTCAGTATTTATGTAATTGGCGGCGAAAAGGGAATCGGTACCGGTCGGTTTATAAAATCTATTTGGCGCTTCTGTTTAATTTCCCGCACTTGGTATCACGTTACCGA ATTGCCTACGGCTCGAAGGCACATGATCGCAGAGATTTTAGGTCAGGATATTTACTTATTAGGAGGAGTTGGCAGTTTTAGAGTAAAACTTTCATCGGCTGAAGCTTTCAATCTCCATACGA ACAAATGGACTACATTGTTGGATGTTCCCGAAGAATTCACGGATACACCGCCATCATGCGTTATAAATAAGACGATAGTTTATTCATCAAAAAAGCACTGGGTGTATTATCCTGAATATAATGAATGGTATCCGATTGAAGATCCTACAGAAAAGCTCCGACCTTATACAGAATATTATGCACTTGTTACTCAGCCTTCTACTGAAGATCAGTTTATGTTTTATGCAATga AGGTTTCAAACTCCGGCGATGATGAAGGCAATtcagttatagatatttttgagaAGATCGCGCCGACAAATAGAtgttcaaaaacatttttcataaCTGATTCTCGCAGGTCGTTTAATAGAAGATTTTATCGACACATCTATAGTGGACGGGAGCTAGTGAGTTTCTCTTGCGAggacaataaaattatcattgaaacaGAGAGTTACTGGCATGGACTGCTCAGAGAAAATGATACCCACTATTTTACTCAAACGGTGGATGATATTAACCCGTCGTTGTTTGATAACAATCTTGGCTGTTTCAATGTAATTGATCCTGATACTTTgcataaaacaataatttattaa